In the Candidatus Woesearchaeota archaeon genome, one interval contains:
- a CDS encoding 50S ribosomal protein L3, which produces MGKVTGPRSGSMAYWPRKRAKRAYARIRSWPEYKDAQLLGFSGYKVAMTHVLLTDNRKNSTTKGSDINFPVTIIECPPIKISSIMLYKKNPYGSKLVNQINAKADKELARKIKLPKKIDDKKKEELKAEDYSDVRVLAYTQPKLTGIGKKKPELFELAIGGKSVEEKLNYAKEILGKEIALKDVFGAGEQVDFHVITKGKGFQGPVKRFGVKIRGRKSEKTKRGPGSLGPWCGQGHIMYRVAHAGQMGYHQRIEYNKVILQIGEDGSSVTPKGGFNKYGDIKNPFIIVKGSIQGPSKRIVKFKKALRPNKKYNYGAPEIQNISLISTQGTRKKA; this is translated from the coding sequence ATGGGAAAAGTAACAGGACCAAGAAGCGGAAGTATGGCATACTGGCCACGTAAAAGAGCTAAGCGAGCTTATGCTCGAATTAGAAGCTGGCCAGAATATAAAGATGCACAATTATTAGGCTTCTCCGGTTATAAAGTTGCAATGACTCACGTTTTATTAACTGATAATCGAAAAAATAGTACTACGAAGGGATCAGACATTAATTTTCCTGTGACAATTATTGAATGCCCCCCAATTAAAATTTCTTCAATTATGCTTTACAAAAAAAATCCTTATGGTTCTAAACTTGTTAATCAAATTAATGCGAAAGCAGACAAAGAGTTAGCAAGAAAAATTAAATTACCAAAAAAAATTGATGATAAGAAAAAAGAAGAACTAAAAGCAGAAGATTATTCTGATGTAAGAGTTCTTGCTTATACTCAACCAAAATTAACTGGAATTGGAAAGAAAAAACCAGAACTTTTTGAACTTGCAATTGGTGGAAAATCAGTTGAAGAAAAATTAAATTATGCAAAAGAAATTCTAGGAAAAGAAATTGCACTTAAAGATGTATTTGGTGCAGGCGAACAAGTTGATTTTCACGTAATAACTAAAGGAAAAGGATTCCAAGGACCTGTAAAGCGATTTGGAGTAAAAATTCGTGGAAGAAAAAGTGAAAAAACTAAACGAGGACCTGGAAGTTTAGGACCTTGGTGTGGACAAGGACATATTATGTATCGAGTAGCACACGCAGGACAAATGGGATATCATCAAAGAATTGAATATAATAAAGTCATACTTCAAATTGGAGAAGATGGATCTAGCGTAACACCTAAAGGTGGATTTAACAAATATGGAGATATTAAAAATCCGTTTATTATTGTTAAAGGCAGTATTCAAGGACCTTCAAAAAGAATTGTAAAATTTAAAAAAGCATTACGGCCAAATAAAAAATATAATTATGGCGCACCTGAAATTCAAAATATAAGTCTTATTTCAACTCAAGGAACAAGAAAAAAAGCGTAA